Proteins encoded within one genomic window of Bacillus sp. 1NLA3E:
- a CDS encoding flavodoxin, with amino-acid sequence MNCIIVYTSMTGNTEEMAMKISQGLYESNIHVVVKDSFLTSPEELLNYDGIILGSYTWNDGDLPDEFIDFYEEMCKLDLSGKKTATFGSGDSTYTDFCRAVDILKERFQELGAVNILPGLKIEDTPLDVEIDQCREFGKKFAEGLMN; translated from the coding sequence ATGAATTGTATTATAGTATATACAAGTATGACGGGAAACACCGAAGAAATGGCAATGAAAATCAGTCAGGGTCTCTACGAATCCAATATACATGTCGTTGTTAAGGATTCATTTCTGACTAGTCCTGAGGAGCTTCTAAATTACGATGGAATTATCCTAGGTAGTTATACCTGGAACGATGGAGATTTACCAGATGAATTTATTGATTTTTATGAGGAAATGTGTAAATTGGATCTTTCTGGTAAAAAAACAGCTACCTTTGGCTCAGGCGATTCCACATATACTGATTTTTGCAGAGCTGTTGATATTTTGAAGGAACGATTTCAGGAATTGGGAGCAGTGAATATTCTCCCTGGGCTAAAAATAGAAGATACACCACTGGATGTGGAAATTGATCAGTGCAGAGAGTTTGGTAAAAAGTTTGCTGAAGGATTAATGAACTAA